DNA from Trichomycterus rosablanca isolate fTriRos1 chromosome 23, fTriRos1.hap1, whole genome shotgun sequence:
GTGTGATACATTTTACTGACTGATCAAACAGTGTAAACAGAGCTTCAATGACGGACTACAGAACTCCAGAACTCGCATATCTGTGTTGCATTAAACAGATGTGTATAGTAAGTTTGTGTGATACTGGACACCTCTCCAAGTCCACCTAAACTTCACACAACCGTTAACTACATTAAaatcattatattttatttacaggaATATCTGGAAAAATATAGGTCACATATTTTAGACACGTCTATAATTATACTGCAACTTTTCTTTGGATTTCATTTGAAACTAAATTCAGTAATTCTCATTTCAGAGTCATTTtgtcacaaataaaaaaatgcacattTACTGCTTATTCTCCtgtaattataaattaattttacattACGTAAGCACAGTATATAGATATTACAGCTACACAGACCGGCTTATAAACTATAAACGTTTGGTTCTGTCCCAGTAAGACTTCTGTTTCTGCCCATTTCCAAGCCAAAATTCCTCACATATTTTAACAGACGGTTAATCTCATTAGAGACAGCTCGACCCCAAACTCTGTTTACACAGGTACATAAAGCAAAAATGAGCcattgtcatttaaaaaaaataaaatctataaaaGCACATAAAAAAACCATCTATTTAAtatcccttttttttttacttacacattttaattttgGGATtaagttgttttgtttttatttcaggtAATCAAAAACCTATTAATATATTCagatctgtaattatttatcaTACTAAAAGCACCATGTACCATCTACACCCTAAGTAAACTGGTGTAGCAGCTTTTAGTGTAATGTTAGTCACACATATCAGTCTCAATCAGAACTCTAAACACATTTTGTTTAGGCTAAGTACAAAGTGAAACAGACCTGATCTGAGTAAATGtacacacagataaacatgTTTAGAAATGATTCTATCATAGGCTGCCTagatattttgttgttttttggagTAAAAAAGTAAGCATATTTTAACTGTAACATCTGCAAATGGTTATTCTCtcctttatatttatattgttacaaaataataaaatgtcctTCTTCctagtaaaatattaaatgttatgATTCTTCctagtaaaatattaaatattatgattcttcataataatatattaaatattatgctttttcagtgtaaaatattaaatattatgctTCTTCAcaatacaatattaaaatatgcttcttcataaaatattaaatattacgcTTCTTcatagtaaaatattaaatattatgatTCGtcatagtaaaatataaaatattatgatTCTTcatagtaaaatattaaatattatgctTCTTTATGCTTCTTcatagtaaaatattaaatatgattcttcacaataaaatattaaatataataatttttcaCAATCAAATATTAAGCTTcttcataataaaaatattaaatattcataataaaatattaaatattatgaccacaacaaaatataaaaatattcataataaaatattaaatattatgaccacaacaaaatattaaaatattcatagtaaaatattaaatattatgtttCTTTATGATAAAATATTGACATTATGCTTCTCAATAACTAATTACTGTAAGAAAAATAGTCCTATAATAAATTGAtcagattttacatttttggcatttaacagacacttttgtttccaaaatgacttacaattgtgatcgAATACACTTaaagcaactgaaggttaagagccttgctcaggggcccaacagttgcaacctggcagaagtggggcttgaaccagcaatctttcagTTACAAAGTTAGAGTCCTAGTGAAAAGCATTCTGACTAATAaagcatgtgtgtatgtttagaaCATGTCCTTTTAGTAAGTTTTAGAGTTAAGGTACTTACTTACCCCCTTAACTGCTTTCAGATAAAACCCAGACACCACAACATATTCTGTTATCTTCAACAATAACATGCTAACACAACATCACATTCGATTGTATATAAAACCAGATAGAGGTGAAGGACGGACACAAGGTGAAGGACGGACAAACTAACACATTCCTTTAACTGGATTATATGATGTTCTCTACGGCTGAGTGAAGAGTGTGACAGCAGTTCTTAAGgttactgattaaaaaaaacactaaaacaaggaaaaaaaaaaaaactaatcccAAACATGAGTTAATATTTAGCATTTCTGAAGAACCAAATgacaaaaaacacaaaccaaAAACCACTGACCATGTAATCATGGCAAATCATGTAACAGCATGCACATGACTGGATGATGTGAATCATTCTGCACTAAATTGTAGGAATAACTGACAGTAAAGTCATTTCACTTTTCCTGAATAATCCGGTGGAGCAGAGGAGGTTACAGTTTCCACCAAAGCTGCAGAGACATTTAACACAGACGCCAAACCGCCGGCATTCCAAAACGGCAAATGTGGAAAAATCAACTGTTCGACTGAGCATGATTCAACCTACATAAACAAAACCATTTTAGAGACCTAGAACTAATTTAGGTCCTGCAAAAACAGTGAAGCAAATATTTACATGAgtccattttttaaaattaaatccagTGCATTAGTTGCTTTGGTAATGTTCGTCAGATCTGGGAGTGATATTGATCTAGGACGGTAGCAACAGCTAGAATTACAAAACACTATTGAAAGAAACAAACTGCCAAATGTAATTCAAATTAaacaattataatattttacatgtaCGATTTGCCAAGCTATGCACTTAAATAAAACCAActgatattaaaaaaaatatggtgGTACATTATGACGGTACATGACGATATGAcagtacattcggtataccggcTTTAATTCCTcatacggtatggatttttcgTATACCGCAATATCGTAGCaaagttaatacaacagctgtaggcttcaataGGATGCAAATCAGGTAGCGTCAGCAttacagtgttaacagatgagaaagCCTTCCTCAATATggttggaaaaaaataaaacaaaaacagaaaacagatggagaatgaagagaggaagaccaaagatGAACCAAAGAAATGTGTCGAGCTGTTTCTGTAGTTTACAATTTTTCTTGGATTCCGACACAGACTAAACAGCTATATACTGCGCGGTTTGTCGAGACATGGCTGTTGCAAAAAAGCAATCGGTGCATTAacataactaatgcaataatagtccaccaatgcGAGGACATAATTTCTCTATAGACAGTCAAGAAATTATCTTTCGGAGCAAAAATTAACACACTGGTTTCGAGGGATGTCTTGACTGGacaaaaatacttcaggtcaatTGCTATATCAAAGTTATACCAATGACACCAAAGTACAATAAGctacagacatataaaaagtcccagtcatacaaaaatacaaatatactgtcagaatcttaaaaaataccgtaatgcaaatgtttggtcataccacccagccctaacTTTATGAAGAGAGTTTGACCTAGACTCTGCGGCTGTAGCTTCAAATTTTCatattctgtatgttttttttatcctgATTTGACATACTAaatctatataaatatataataatataaatatgaatCTATATAAACTATACCTAAAATGGTTAatctaataaaaacattattaaaaagtacttTATTGGACAAAATATTATTCAATCACTGTATATTTGATCTAACCAACAAAATCTGCCATAAGCTATTGTCTATTGTTTAAGCACAGACGGATTAAACACGGCGTCTTGTATCCTTAACACCTGCATCACTTGTGAACGTCGTATGATGTTATAAATCAATTTATATCAAAGGCTTTATACTGCTCATGTGTTTGCTTTGGTTCACATATGCTTCAGATTTTATCTTTCTATTAGCATAACAGTTTAAATAAAGTAAGACTCATGACACCTGACGACAaagataaatgttttaaaatctccCCACGGCTCCAAAACAACACATTAAATCAATCTGTTCCTTTAATCTCTGttcaataaaacataaaaacaaagaaacgaTTCACCAGATGGTGCCCACAGAGCTAACTAGAATAATAAGCGTGTTATTCAATGGATCAATGCTAGTTCGTCTGATAATGCTATGCTAACTTTACTGCACACAGATGtgcttattttttacattttccgaAGTGCTGACATTTATTCACAGCAAACGCCAAAGTCCTAACTACTGTTATGATGGCGTTCGATAAATCTGATGATTCTGGCCGAAACCAAAGCCGAgtcattgtttaaaataaatgaaaaatgtgtgGAAACGCTTTGAATTTAGAGTCAAAATAAAACCAAAGGCTATTGAAGCAGAGTTCTCACCCACCATTAGGGTTgacaactttcagaactggaaataaggaacaccctgggctagtgggttggcggaaggcatagggtggggggtgagatggcgggtgtttacctgagcggggtgggcggttagggttgcacctataaaaaatataacgggtcttacgcCGTCacaggaacattatcaaaatgttttattaaggctattttacatattttattttcattctttataataataaatcagaacaacatgcataaagaacatcatgtaacattttttctcaatagtgcaaactaAATTTGTACATAATTCATCTACACACTTACATGCAGCCCCGGGTCTGGACTgtgttgcttaggggggcagtgagaaaatctggggggcaatgcccacaccccagcgcccccatagcgccggccctgcttgtgttactgtagtttcgccctaagccggattcgaacctagggcggatTCGAAAATTTGTGCGATGCACACCACGTTtcgtttccaaataaggaacgattctgtattttacgggatggttggcaaccctacccAACATCAAAGAACATGGGTTTTTTTCTCCTTGCTCAATTTTCCCGTGCATGCTGGTGCTTTaactaagggcgcattcacatgagaagcatctTGCGCTTCGCTCACAGCGAGCCTCAACGCAAACCGCCACTTTGCTTAGCACCTCTGACCCTGTGAAGCCACATTTTCATATCAGCCAGATGTACAGAGGACCACAGTCCTCCATCTGTGCCTAAACTGGTAAAAAACCAAATCCACTCTACCCTCTTTCGTGGCCAACCGTGTGTTTAAAGAACTGGCCGGATGACTAGCATATTAAAATGTTTCAACACCTAAGTGCCCAAATTAATTTGAATACTGTTGACGCCCATAATACAATGCTGCTGTATTAATAAAAGCTGTGGATTGATTGATAGACTGTATGATTTATCTCCCCTGATTAATGcttagtttacactacacgatttttgctcgCAAATCTGGGCTCAGTAATTGGCTCTGTTCAACAACTCAATTCAAACGcttgcagactcaagaaaaatatctggacctgtcgccgACACAGAATCATGTGTGAAAAGTGTTGTGATCAGGTTGCGACTGTTGTGAATGCAAAATACAGAAGGGAATCACTGGGGAGGGAGCAGTAAATATGTaaaacaggggcataatatagtttataacaGAATACATCGGCGCACACACaggctttacagtatttgtgaccttatcatccacgccaaaccataataccaacactgcattgcaaaaaaatatatatttaacttccccccctaatctagtcgtgtccaattaccctgattgcgtgctctatactgattcgacccttcaccactgactgaggacgcctctcaactgacatacgccccctccagactgcatttttcacctgcacgagtcgagttcatacacttgacgggcactgtgtacagagggccacacccccatcagcattattccttagcCCTTTGCAGGcggcatcagtcagccagcaggggccgcagtcgcaccagttatgaggacctatgatctgactttcttacccataaccctgaacaacagctgatcgttgttcatgctgccgcccaacccagtcggaaaggcagagctgagattcgatacgatgtatttcaaaccccaactctggtgcgctacctgagcggcttggtcttggtatcattaaacccctcgtcacttctcacgtgtgttttcgtgacaaaacagaCTCatgaccagacagactcatgaccagacagactcatgtATGATTCCTCCTGATGAAAGATCGTGTAGCGTGTGATTCCCTAAGGactaaaagactcccgattacaagagatcaagttgtttAGTGTGAACTGTAGAGCGATCAGAACACcttaaaagtcgtgtagtgtgaacctagCATAAGGTCTTCAAGCCtaaacagtgtaaacacacCTCCATGGTCAGTGGAGGTCAATGACCCTGCTCTGAATTTGTCTTTTCAGCAAATGATATAAAGTCCAGTGTGTTGAAACAAACTGAATCAGACCGCTCTTTCTTTCAGACCATCATGGCTCTCCATTCAGACTACGACACTGACGACCAGTACCACGATCATTACAACAACTCGAACCAAAGCTACTACGACGAGGACTACGGAGACTTCCACACGGTTTGCGACAAAGCAGAAGTCCGTTCTTTTGCTGGTCTCTTCCTCCCGGTGGTCTACACCCTGGCGCTCATAGTGGGCCTGGCTGGGAACTCCATGGTTGTGGTTGTTTACCTATCTCAGAAACGTCTGCGGACCCTGACAGACGTCTATATCCTGAACCTGGCCTTCGCAGACCTCCTGCTTCTCTTCACGCTGCCTTTCTGGGCAGCCGATGCCGTAAACGGATGGGAGATTGGTGTCGCTGCTTGCAAGATCACTTCCGCCCTGTACACCACCAACTTTAGCTGTAGTATGCTCCTGCTTGCGTGTATTAGCGTGGATCGCTACAGGGCACTCGCCCAGGGTTCCACCGGTTCCACTAGGCTAGCTGTAAACAACACGCGCAAGCAAAGACTGCTGCTATGCCTAGCGGTCTGGACTGCCGCTTTTGTTTTCGGGTTGCCTGATGTTTTGCTCTCTACGGTCAAGCATCACTCGGACGGGCGCAAATCCTGCAGGGCGGTTTATCCCCCTAGCATGGCCCGGGCAGCCAAAGCTACCGTGGAAATCCTAGAGGTGTCACTAAGCTTTTTGCTACCGTTCCTGGTCATGATGTTTTGCTactgccgggtgggaaaagcGCTCAGCCAGGCGGCGACGACCGGAGTGAGAGGAGGAAAGAGATGGAAGGCGTTCCGTGTGCTGATAGCCGTCGTTGGGATGTTCCTCCTGACGCAGCTCCCGTATAACATGGTAAAATTCATACGCGCCCTGGATGTCATCTACGCTCTGGTTATAGACTGTGAGGTCAGCAAGGGGCTGGACAGAGCGATTCAAATCACGGAGAGTCTGGCCCTGACACACTGCTGTCTCAACCCAGTGCTGTACGTGTTTATTGGATCGTCGTTCAAAGCACACATGCTGAAAGTTGCTAAGCGATGCGGGCAGACCGGGAGGCGGTATCGCCGAGACAGCAAGCAGCCGGCAGTGGCGATTGCACTCCAATCCAGAACACAAGCGAACGGTAACGCTAACTCTGAGTCTGAGGAGGAAGATACTAGTACTTTCACCATCTAATGAACTTGCTGACCAGGGACTAAATCCAGTGCCTTTATTTTACCTACAATATATAACTCTCTGAACTTTCAACTTAATTCTATTTTTGGTCATCATTCAGTTTCACAGATTATCATACATTATGTAAAACGGCATCATAAATGCTAGCTTGCAAAATGAACTTTAATTTGTATATTGTTGTGTATTTCTTTACAGTATAGACTAATATGTTTTAAGTAAAAATGTGCAATTACTGAATTTGTTTTTTCAAATACAGTATAAGTTATTGCACTTTataaatagaaagaaaagagaaaagaaaatgtACCTTTGCAATACCACTCTGATCCACTAAAGGGCATCATAAATGCTAGCTGGTAAAATAAACTCAAAGATAGaactgaatagaatagaaatacacaccaaatatagaaaataaaacataGGCTAATTTGTTTTTTAGTAAAAATGTCACTTTGCAATACCACCTTGGTCCACTAGAGGGCATAATACATGCTAGCTGGTAAAATTAACTTTAagctagaatagaatagaaatacacaacaaatatacaaaatacagtttAGGCTAATATGTTGTTAAGTAAAATACGCAATTattgaaaaatatatatttttatcaaTACAGTAGGAGTACttgtacttaaaaaaaaaaaaaagaaaatgttgcCTTGCGATACCACATTGGTCTGCTAGAGGGCATGATGAATGCTAGCTAGTAAAATTAAGATAGAATCTATCTATtaagatagaatagaatagaataaaataaaataaaatagaaatacacaccaaatatacaaaaataaaacatatgttaatttgtttatatgtaaaaatgtgcaattatttaaattttttaaaataaattaggagaTATTGCACTGTGATACCAGCTTGGTCCACTAGAGGGCATCATAAATGCTAGCTAGTAAAATTAACTTTAAgctagaacagaatagaaataCACaccaaatatacaaaataaagtaTAGATTACTACGTTGTTAAGtaaaatgtacatatatatataaaatatatatatataaaaagaagaagaaaaagaaaatgttgCCTTGCGATACCACCTTGGTCCACTAGATCATAAATGCTATCTGGTAATGTTAACTTTAAGAAAATACAGAAcaacatacaaaaataataaagattaaaatgttttaagtgAAAATGtgcaattataaaaaaataaatttttccaAATAcagtagaagtaaaaaaaaaaaaaaaagtaaatgttgtCTTGCAATACTACTTCGGTCCACTAGAGGATGCTATCATAAATGCTAGCTTGCAAAATTAACTTtaaggaaaaaaacaacaatacacaaaaaTGATGAAGTATAGGCTAAtatatttaagtaaaaatatgcaattatttaaaaatgtatatactgtatatatatatatatatatatatatatatatatatatatatatatctatatatatatatatatatatatatattcaaaatACATTAGGAGTTATtgcactttaaaaaaataaacaaaaatgttgcCTTGCGATACCATCTTGGTCCACTAGGGACCCAATAGATTAAAACTACTATTGTAGAGAAATTTAAGTTTAATGAAGATTAAATGTAGCTCAAAAATTTatgtacaatataaaaaaaagcatacaatatactgtatgtattatattatgtaaataatatgtatataattatataaatactaATTATTATTGGTCATCATATATTCCACTTACCTATATTTAAACTCTGATATAATTGGCTAATGTTTTTTAGCTATAGcactaaatgtttttaataaattggTCATTTACCAGCATATTTGTTCTTACCTGACTGAGGATTTAATATTCATGACACTTAAGTATTATGTTaactaaaatatattatattgtacACTGTACTGTCTCAACAACCTCAGTGTGTGTGGGCATGCGCCAGCTTTGTTTACAAAATCAGATGACCATTTATGAATTTAtatcatttaaataatgaaagtaattaaaatatattaaaacccCAGTCAAGGgatcgctcaggtggcgcagcggtaaaagcacacgctggaaccagagctgggatctcgaatacatcgtatcgaagctcaagctctgcctgccgtctaaggctgagcggccacatgaacaacgactggcctgttgttcagatatgggtgggactaagccggatggggtctctctctctcccatgactggtgcaattatgaactcggctggctgattgatggcgcctgcacagagatgagaaaagagtgctctcagggtgtgtctctccgtacacaacgttgagctgcactgcactcgtcaaagtgcaggtgacaagatgcatatggctgctgcccacgtgtcggagggggcatgggttagcttcgttctcctcaatcagagcagggatcggcattggtggagaggaagcatgacgcaattggacgcgctaaaaagggagaaaatgcaaaaaaaataaaaaaaataaaataataaaataaaaaataaaaaacctagTCAAGAAAGCTGTTTTGCAtcagtttggagtctgactgcatgttctcagcacatgttaatgtgtgtttttctttccaaaaatgatgtggatattttgcatcatgctccAATATAATGTCGGAGAAAGCCTCAAGATatcatctttattattaattaatttatatattcattAAGATTCACGTTTCGTTAGCACTTGTAATAAACTGTTCCCTGTCTTctatttaaaatctacattctagATGCTGAACTGGTTTTGCTCCAATGTTCATCTTGATGTTCTACTTTACTGTCACATTTACTATGTTATGctggtttttaataaataaagtataaaaactTGTTGATATGaagctgtgatgtgttttataaatGATGGAACTCTATGAACCTACACCTCTATGTCCTACACGAACATAGAGGTTTTCTCTTCATCATGGTGGTCAAGGGCTATTTCTTTGCAACTTTGCACCCCCaagactggaaaaaaaaaaaacaggtaagTCCAATCAAGAAGAAGCATCAAATAAGCAAAACTATTCTTTCTCcagaaaacacaaaacaaatttTGACTCATCTGAATCATGAGAAATCACTTTCAATAATCAAGTTCAAGCATGTGTTTAGGCTACCCATATTTTCCAAAGTGCTGCCCTTTATTTCCTTCTCAGGAAAATGTGAAAAGCCCAAACAAGTGCTATTCCAGTAAACTAAACTGGGCCCAGGTTCTGAAACCAGTGTAACCCCGGTTCTCATTCCAGGAAAAGCCAGTAATAAAAAGACCAGTAGAGGAAATTTCATGCTGGTTTGGTTACACGCCCTGATGACTCAGTATCATTAATCATTGATTAAAATGACGTGATTGAAGACATGACACCAGCTATGGTGCATTTTGACAATAAGCAATTGTTAAACATGCTTGGATTTGTTTGCCTGTCActgacatttttattaacatGTATACAGACAGCCTTTTGACTTGAAGTTCTCCTTGTTTAATTTTATGCCTTATTTATTAATATGCAATACTTCTGCCACCACTGCCCCAAAGAGAACCAATTTTATTATTCAAATCAGCCAATAAGTATCAGGTGGGTTAACCACTAAATAAAGGGTAACAGCCAAATATGgttatttattaacaaaaactaaacattttGTATACTAAACATTGAGGCAGCAacactgaggcagctgcctcagtagagaggattctaataagtaaaTGACAAGTTTTGATTTATTGgcatttagtatctccaattcacctgagttgcatgtctttggactgtgggaggaaaccggagcacccggaggaaacccacacagacatgaagaacatgcaaactccacacagaaaggacccggacccagaccgcctcacctggggatcgaacccaggaccttcttgctgtgaggcgacggagccaccgtgccacccgagtgGAGTGCAATGTCTTACGACTTATAGCAGTCCACAATGATGTATTACACTAATATCAAAttgtaaaaagtatttagactgcATTACATAACAcaagtgaaaaataaatactgtttaagtTTCTTTATGTACTACATTTAGTTAAATGATCAGAAATTTGATAATTACGCAATAATTAAAGCAGAAAGAGGGCAATACTATTTTCAAAGCACTGTAACGTGGTGTTTccttcccaaaagagtggaggctgttatagctacaaaCTCCATACAGTAGATCCTTGCTGTatgaaccgtttaccatacgaacattttgggttacgagcaatctttttcaacataacgtacgaacaaagttcggattacgaaccgaaattcgcgaaacacatgttgaaacaagttgactccgaccatgtgtctctctctctttctatatacagtatatagcacaatgggcagcactttgaacacattttataagtggtcagaaacttgtaaataactcatgaaagaataaagttacgttaaaaccaagcacaccattgttt
Protein-coding regions in this window:
- the ackr4b gene encoding atypical chemokine receptor 4b; this translates as MRKRCSPGFGDRCDVIAEKTNNRGRRAEASLALSRTWKLGELRGRRHAATTPVIANDIKSSVLKQTESDRSFFQTIMALHSDYDTDDQYHDHYNNSNQSYYDEDYGDFHTVCDKAEVRSFAGLFLPVVYTLALIVGLAGNSMVVVVYLSQKRLRTLTDVYILNLAFADLLLLFTLPFWAADAVNGWEIGVAACKITSALYTTNFSCSMLLLACISVDRYRALAQGSTGSTRLAVNNTRKQRLLLCLAVWTAAFVFGLPDVLLSTVKHHSDGRKSCRAVYPPSMARAAKATVEILEVSLSFLLPFLVMMFCYCRVGKALSQAATTGVRGGKRWKAFRVLIAVVGMFLLTQLPYNMVKFIRALDVIYALVIDCEVSKGLDRAIQITESLALTHCCLNPVLYVFIGSSFKAHMLKVAKRCGQTGRRYRRDSKQPAVAIALQSRTQANGNANSESEEEDTSTFTI